The genomic interval CGTGAGCGTGGACGGGTTGACCGTCAGCGCCTCGGCGGCCATCCCCGGGCGCTCGCGGCCGAGACGTCCGACGAGCTCGGCCGCGATGTGTTGCGCGTCCGACGCGCTGCCCCCGTTTCCGCAGAGCAGGGCACGGCCTCCGCCGCGGAGCGCCGCGACGACCGCGTCGGCCGCACGCTGGACGTCAGGGGCCGCCCGGGGCGCGTTCGCCATCGACCGGGCGCACTCCGTCAGGATCGCCTCGATCCGTTCGAGCTCGATGCTCATGTGTTCCTCCATCGGAGGTACTCTACGAGGGCCTTCTTCCAGTGCCGCGGCGTCCACCCCAGGACCTCCTCGAGCCTCTCGAGCGAGAGGACCGAGTAGCGCGGTCGCGGCGCCGGACGGCCGAAGTCCTCGGTCGCGATCGGCTCGACGGGAACGTCGTCGCGTCCGACGGCGTTGAGAATGGCCGTGGCGAACTCGTACCAGGTGCAGGTTCCGCTGTTCGTTGCGTGAACGTACCCCGCGACATCGGTCGCCGCCAGGTCCTTCAGGACGGCCGCGAGGTCGGTCGCGTACGTGGGGCTCCCGGTCTGGTCGTCCACGATACGGAGCGTGTCTCCCCCGTCGGCGAGTCTGAGAACGGTCTCGACGAAGTTCCTCCCGCCGTGTCCGTAGAGCCAGGCTGTTCTGACGATGAGCGCGTTCCCGCACGCTGAGAGGACCTCGCGCTCTCCGGCGAGCTTCGACTGCCCGTAGACCGACGACGGGTCGGTCGGAGCGTCCTCGGCGTACGGCTCCGTGGCCCTGCCGTCGAAGACGTAGTCGGTGCTCACGTGGAGAAGCCTGGCTCCCGCCTCGGCGGCGGCGCGGGCCACGTTCCCCGCTCCGACGGCGTTCACTCTGAATGCCGTCTCGCGGTCGCTCTCTGCGCCGTCGACGTTCGTGTAGGCCGCGCAGTTGAAGACCACGTCGGGCGCGGTCTGGAGCATCGCGGCCATGACGGCATCGCCGTCCCCGATATCGAAGTCGTCGAGGTCGACGGCCGTCACCTCGGCGTTTCCTTCGAGCGCCCC from Candidatus Effluviviaceae Genus V sp. carries:
- the rfbD gene encoding dTDP-4-dehydrorhamnose reductase: MLGRALVGALEGNAEVTAVDLDDFDIGDGDAVMAAMLQTAPDVVFNCAAYTNVDGAESDRETAFRVNAVGAGNVARAAAEAGARLLHVSTDYVFDGRATEPYAEDAPTDPSSVYGQSKLAGEREVLSACGNALIVRTAWLYGHGGRNFVETVLRLADGGDTLRIVDDQTGSPTYATDLAAVLKDLAATDVAGYVHATNSGTCTWYEFATAILNAVGRDDVPVEPIATEDFGRPAPRPRYSVLSLERLEEVLGWTPRHWKKALVEYLRWRNT